In Pseudonocardia cypriaca, a single genomic region encodes these proteins:
- a CDS encoding PPOX class F420-dependent oxidoreductase, with the protein MTEVPEVFHDLLRSRAVAFVSTIGKSGAPQITPLWFLWDGERVRISLVEGRQKLRNLRRDPRIAVAIADPARPTFYLELRGTVSELVPDPGLELERAIAEKYTGSWEDVEPPGTARYATSVIVERTTSQLGH; encoded by the coding sequence GTGACCGAGGTCCCCGAGGTCTTCCACGACCTCCTGCGTTCGCGCGCGGTGGCGTTCGTCTCGACGATCGGCAAGAGCGGCGCCCCGCAGATCACCCCGCTGTGGTTCCTCTGGGACGGGGAGCGCGTGCGGATCAGCCTCGTCGAGGGCCGCCAGAAGCTGCGCAACCTGCGCCGCGACCCGCGGATCGCCGTCGCGATCGCCGACCCGGCCCGCCCCACCTTCTACCTGGAGCTGCGCGGCACGGTGAGCGAGCTCGTGCCCGACCCGGGCCTGGAGCTGGAGCGCGCGATCGCCGAGAAGTACACCGGCAGCTGGGAGGACGTGGAGCCGCCGGGCACGGCTCGCTACGCCACCAGCGTGATCGTCGAGCGGACCACGTCCCAGCTGGGCCACTAA